A genomic region of Gadus macrocephalus chromosome 5, ASM3116895v1 contains the following coding sequences:
- the btbd7 gene encoding BTB/POZ domain-containing protein 7: MGANGSSYPHSSSPRIGGNAPPQQTFIGTSSYSQQGYGWESKLYSLDHGHERPADRKKKSLGLATLKRRFIKRRKSSRSADHARQMRELLSGWDVRDANALVEEYEGTAALKELSFQASLARAEAPSLQRNLAALYQHKYCTDVDLIFQDTCFPAHRAVLAARCPFFKSLLSSSPGYGAEVLMDIETAGIDVPMFSALLHYLYTGEFGVSGAEDARLQNVDVLVQLSEEFGTPNSLEADMRGLFDYMCYYDALLSFSSDFEMAEGCGERLPAGAVASVGGGPGCGAAPGGPDEDLRAHKAVLSARSPFFRNLLQRRIRTGEEMTERTLQTPTRIVLDESIIPRKYVRVILHCMYTDAVELGLVLRGSPSAGSLGEVQALVAGGRGASTRTEEAMELYHIALFLEFSMLAQGCEDIVVESLALDSLVPILKWSSQPYGSKWVHRQALHFLCEEFSHVVSSDVLYDLSKEHLLGAIQSDYLQASEQDILKYVVKWGEQQLIKRMADREPNLLSGTAHSVNKRGVKRRDLDVEELKEILSPLLPFVRTEHILPASSDVLSDALKRGLISTPPSDMLPTAEGGKAHSWLRQKNSGIYLRPRLFSPYVEEAKSVLDEMMVEQTDLVRLRLVRMSNVPDTLYMVNNAVPQCCHMINHQPMAGNPTAAPNVVANEIPVPRLSVVKDMIRRLQELRHTEQVQRAYALNCGEGATVSYELQLRVLREFGLADGATELLQNPYKFFPDERFGDESPILALRQVGRCRVNSSPAMDSMFTELEGLASFHPPLPPPPPPYHPPATPGQAQLKAAWRPRVPVPTPTRSFSYPCNRTLHQRHAPGKHGSAEYASVPRPQPPDCAKPQAMGRALASEQQAMGMEPVMREFMPDIALGVSVMSLREQHMADMEREGPHSPMGPAGHHMPHGPCPSARLGHAHGPGHGHSCKRHAPEPKLEAQAEFPDLYDFSCRPATPTSLPSFSGPDLYSHSCNPQGSFPPSYLSDSQTQQGHPSGGRGGQDPLRLDVLGLGSQRKDGALASPSGPQPRVGHMPRGRSNETDLTHGLGHLRSPSGNLDGYEDRHAAPRDAPEELGVTGDSSGSGGHLQQPHRNSVSEEAVRDRRSPSKPDYPYKKSAL; this comes from the exons ATGGGGGCCAATGGATCCAGCTATCCACACTCGAGCTCCCCTCGCATCGGGGGCAACGCCCCGCCCCAGCAGACCTTTATAG GTACCTCGTCCTACTCCCAGCAGGGCTATGGCTGGGAGTCCAAGCTGTACAGCCTGGACCACGGCCACGAGCGGCCCGCCGACCGCAAGAAGAAGAGCCTGGGCCTCGCCACGCTCAAGAGGCGCTTCATCAAGCGCCGGAAGTCCAGCCGCTCGGCCGACCACGCGCGGCAGATGCGCGAGCTCCTGTCGGGCTGGGACGTCCGCGACGCCAACGCCCTGGTGGAGGAGTACGAGGGCACGGCCGCCCTCAAGGAGCTGAGCTTCCAGGCCAGCCTGGCGCGGGCCGAGGCGCCCAGCCTGCAGCGGAACCTGGCCGCGCTCTACCAGCACAAGTACTGCACCGACGTGGACCTCATCTTCCAGGACACCTGCTTCCCGGCCCACCGCGCCGTGCTGGCCGCCCGCTGCCCCTTCTTCAAGTCCCTGCTGTCGTCGTCGCCCGGCTACGGCGCCGAGGTGCTCATGGACATCGAGACGGCGGGCATCGACGTGCCCATGTTCTCGGCCCTGCTGCACTACCTCTACACGGGGGAGTTCGGCGTGTCGGGCGCCGAGGACGCCCGGCTGCAGAACGTGGACGTGCTGGTGCAGCTGAGCGAGGAGTTCGGCACGCCCAACTCCCTGGAGGCGGACATGCGGGGCCTGTTCGACTACATGTGCTACTACGACGCCCTGCTCAGCTTCTCCTCGGACTTCGAGATGGCGGAGGGCTGCGGCGAGCGGCTCCCCGCCGGCGCCGTGGCCTCGGTCGGGGGGGGGCCGGGCTGCGGCGCGGCCCCCGGCGGCCCCGACGAGGACCTGCGGGCCCACAAGGCGGTGCTGTCGGCGCGCTCGCCCTTCTTCCGGAACCTCCTGCAGCGGCGCATCCGCACCGGGGAGGAGATGACGGAGCGCACGCTGCAGACGCCCACACGCATCGTGCTGGACGAGTCCATAATCCCGCGCAAGTACGTGCGGGTGATCCTGCACTGCATGTACACGGACGCGGTGGAGCTGGGGCTGGTGCTGCGGGGCAGCCCGTCGGCGGGCAGCCTGGGGGAGGTGCAGGCCCTGGTGGCCGGCGGCCGGGGGGCAAGCACGCGGACCGAGGAGGCCATGGAGCTGTACCACATAGCGCTGTTCCTGGAGTTCAGCATGCTGGCTCAAG GCTGTGAGGACATCGTGGTGGAGAGCCTGGCGCTGGACTCCCTGGTGCCCATCCTGAAGTGGAGCTCCCAGCCCTACGGCTCCAAGTGGGTACACCGGCAGGCCCTGCACTTCCTCTGTGAGGAGTTCAGCCACGTGGTCTCGTCCGACGTCCTGTACGACCTCAGCAAGGAGCACCTGCTCGGCGCCATCCAGTCCGACTACCTGCAG GCGAGCGAACAGGACATTCTCAAGTACGTTGTTAAGTGGGGCGAGCAGCAGCTTATTAAGAGGATGGCAGACAGGG AGCCCAACCTGCTGAGCGGAACGGCCCACAGCGTGAACAAGCGGGGCGTGAAGAGGAGGGACCTGGACGTGGAGGAGCTAAAGGAGATCCTCTCGCCGCTGCTGCCCTTCGTCAGGACGGAGCACATCCTGCCGGCCAGCAGCGACGTCCTGTCTGACGCG CTCAAAAGGGGTCTCATCAGCACCCCTCCCTCCGACATGCTGCCCACCGCCGAGGGGGGCAAGGCCCACTCGTGGTTGCGCCAGAAGAACTCGGGCATCTACCTGCGCCCCCGCCTGTTCTCGCCCTACGTGGAGGAGGCCAAG TCCGTCCTGGACGAGATGATGGTGGAGCAGACGGACCTGGTGCGCCTGCGTCTGGTCCGCATGTCCAACGTCCCCGACACGCTCTACATGGTCAACAACGCCGTGCCGCAGTGCTGTCACATGATCAACCACCAGCCAATGGCGGGCAACCCGACGGCCGCGCCCAACGTGGTGGCCAATGAGATCCCAG TGCCCCGGCTGTCCGTGGTGAAGGATATGATCCGCAGGCTGCAGGAGCTGCGGCACACGGAGCAGGTCCAGAGGGCCTACGCCCTGAACTGTGGCGAGGGGGCCACCGTCAGCTACGAGCTGCAGCTCCGCGTGCTGAGGGAGTTTGGCCTCGCGGACGGAGCCACGGAGCTGCTGCAG aacccgTACAAGTTCTTCCCCGACGAGCGGTTCGGAGACGAGAGTCCGATCCTGGCCCTCCGCCAGGTGGGTCGTTGTCGGGTCAACAGCAGCCCGGCCATGGACAGCATGTTCACCGAGCTGGAGGGGCTGGCCAGCTTCCAccctcccctgcctcctccgCCGCCCCCGTACCACCCGCCCGCCACCCCCGGCCAGGCCCAGCTGAAGGCGGCCTGGCGTCCCCGCGTGCCCGTGCCCACCCCCACCCGATCCTTCTCCTACCCCTGTAACCGCACCCTGCACCAGCGCCACGCGCCCGGCAAGCACGGCAGCGCCGAGTACGCCTCggtgccccgcccccagccccccgacTGCGCCAAGCCCCAGGCCATGGGCCGGGCGCTGGCCTCAGAGCAGCAGGCG ATGGGCATGGAGCCTGTGATGAGGGAGTTCATGCCTGACATCGCCCTGGGCGTCTCCGTCATGTCCCTGAGGGAGCAGCACATGGCGGACATGGAGAGGGAGGGTCCCCACAGTCCCATGGGCCCCGCGGGCCACCACATGCCCCACGGGCCCTGCCCCTCCGCCCGCCTGGGCCACGCCCACGGCCCCGGGCACGGCCACTCCTGCAAGCGGCACGCCCCCGAACCCAAGCTGGAGGCGCAGGCCGAGTTCCCCGACCTCTACGACTTCTCCTGCCGACCCGCCACGCCAACCTCCCTGCCCTCCTTCAGCGGGCCGGACCTCTACAGCCACAGCTGTAACCCCCAGGGCTCCTTCCCGCCCTCCTATCTCTCCGACTCTCAGACCCAACAGGGCCACCCgtcggggggccgggggggccaggACCCCCTCAGGCTGGACGTCCTGGGTCTGGGCTCCCAGCGGAAGGACGGGGCCCTGGCCAGCCCCTCCGGGCCCCAGCCTCGCGTCGGACACATGCCCCGGGGCCGGTCCAACGAGACGGACCTGACTCACGGCCTGGGCCACCTGCGCTCTCCCAGCGGGAACCTGGACGGCTATGAGGACCGGCACGCGGCCCCCCGGGACGCCCCCGAGGAGCTGGGGGTCACCGGGGACTCGTCGGGCTCGGGGGGCCACCTTCAGCAGCCTCACAGGAACAGTGTGAGCGAGGAGGCCGTCAGAGACCGCAGGTCACCCAGCAAGCCTGACTACCCTTACAAGAAGTCCGCACTTTAA